In the Bacillus amyloliquefaciens DSM 7 = ATCC 23350 genome, GTTTGTCCGTATACAGTTCCACGGTCTCAGGCGCAATGGAGATCAGCGGCGCAAGCAGATGGGAATCGATATACATCGGGTGCTCCCGCACAAACCGCCTGTCTATGTATTTTTTCTGTTCCCGTTCTGACACATAGCGCAGCTCCCACAGCGTAAAAGCCCGGTCATGTACGATGCGGACTTTCTTCATCCGCGGCGGATTGGATGTCACGTAATCTCTCAGAGACTGGATAAAGTTTTGATATTCCTGTTCCATCCGGTATTCATCTATCGCAGCCTCCGCATATTCCCTGAGCCGCTCATAATACTTGCCGAGCCGGAACGTCTGAAACGAACGCACGGAAAAAACACCCGCATCAAGTGAAATTGTCCGGAGCGCATCTGAAATAAACTGTGTGCGCGGCTCTTTCTTCGGCTCAAACGGATGATCATCAAGCTCTCCTTCCATAATGCTGTGTGCAAGCTGAAGGATTTGCTGCTGTTCATCCTGATCGGTGAAGCAGTATGCGTCCTCTATGAGCGAAAGCATATGCTCGTCTTCTTTACATTCTAAAAAAAACCTGACAAATATCGGCTCAATAAAACGCTGAACGGAAAAAGCCGATTCAGACCTTTCGATTCCGACTTTTTTTATGCCTTCACGGACAATAAAATGTCTCCGGTCGTCCGATTGCTGAATGAGATGTAAAAAAGCAGCGGTATCGTGGTCATCTTCAAAGATCACTTCAAGCATATTTGTCCCCCCTTACGGCATCTGTTACAAGTATATGGGGGATCTTTTTAAAATAGACGTAAAGGTTAGCTTTCACCGCCGAACAAATGGCGCATCTTCTTTTTAAATATGAGGGGAAGCGATAAAAACACGATGTAAAGACAGATCACTCCGAACATGGTCAGCACATTGCCGGACATAAAGCTCGCACCGAGCACATTCAGGACAATCGTTCCCGGAATGATGCCCGCCGCGGTCGCCAAAAGATATGTCATCGGCCTGACTTTCGAAAGGCCCGCGGCATAGCTGATCACATCAAAGTTAACAGGCAGAATGCGAAGGATAAAAATATAAAAGAAGCCATTGGTTTTCATCTGTTTTTGAATGATTTCCATTTTTCCGTGACGGCTTTTTTCTTTAAAGGCAAACAGGCCCGCCGCAAAAAAAGACACGGCAGCAGCGCCCATTGAGCCTACCAGCGTATACACGGTGCCGAAAAACGGTCCGAACGCCAATCCTCCGGCGACGGAAACGATTGATACGGGAAACAGCACAAAAGGCCTTACGATGGAAATTCCGATAAACACAAGCGGCGCAAAAACACCGAACGATAACACCCAAAGACGGATCTCCTTAGGCGACAGATTCAGATATTTGCGGTTTGCCCACAGCAAAAGGCCCGCTCCCGCCGCAGCCGCAGCCCATGTGACAGCCTTCTTATTCCTCATTCCCTCAAATCCTTCCCATTGGTCGCCGGCACTATGAACGGCGGCGGTTTTCCCCGTCAAGACGGACAGGCGAAGCCAAATATAAAATCCGCTCCATCAATCTTGCCGCTTTGACTTCTTCTTTTTCTCCCCGCTGTGAATAGGTAAAATGATGCTTCAGCTCGTCAGGTGAAAAATTAGACGAGAAGAAAGTAGGAAGCTGCTGGCTCATTCTGTGCTGAAGCACGGTGCCGATGACCTCATCCCTGACCCAGCTTGTCATTGATTCCGCTCCGATGTCATCAAGCATCAGTACGGGCGTCGTTTTTACCATATTCAGTTTCTCCTCCAGCGACTGATCCTGGAGCGAGTTTTTCAGCTCTCTGACAAATTCGGGAACATATACGATCATTGAGGAATACTCTTTTTCCGCAAGCTCATTGGCAATGGCGGCTAAAATAAATGTCTTTCCGATGCCGAATTTTCCGTACAGGTACAGCCCTTTGCCTTTGCCCGTCTCATTATAGCTCTTCAGAAAATCAGTCACATGCTGGAAAATGCCGAGTCTGCTCGGATCGGTAATGTCGATCTGCTGAAAGGTCGCGCCGAGCAGATCTTTCTGGATATACATGCTCTTCATCAGGGATTTTTGTCTTTTCTGGCGGTCGAGCTTTCTCTTTTCCGGACATTCGTAATATTCAATATCAATCGAACGCCCGTTGATCACAAGCTTCGGATGATAGCCTTCAAGCAGACTGTTCGTCTCGTTGTCTTTTGAACAGAAGGCGCACTGCTTGCTTTGCTGAACGTATTCGTACAGTTTATTTAACCCTCTGTCAATCATACTTTGATTGATTACATCATTCTGTTCCTTCAAAAAAGCCTGGACGTCTTTGTCGGCCATGACCTGCTGCTGCATTCGTTCCAGGCGTTTTTGAAAGTCAGGTCTCTTCGTTACGCCTTCTAAGGATCGGCTGATCGGTTCCATTTCATATCACCCCGCTTCTCTGTCTCAATAGGCAGAGTATTTTTTCAGTTTTTTCATTTCTTCCATCATTTTTTTCTTCTGTTCTTCAAGATCCTGTGCGGAAAGAGCCGGCTGTTCAGGCTTATTCCCGTTTTCTTCTTCTTTCATCCAATCAGGGCGTTTTTCTTCCCGGACGGTTTTTTTGCCGCGTGCCGCGCCGTTTGTTTTGCCGTCCGCCCAATCAAGATATTGCCTATGCTCTTCTATTGCGAGCTTCATAGCTTCCCGCACCGTTTTGACTTTCTTTCTGGCCCAGTGGGCGGCGATTTTTTGGATATAGTTTTTGGACAGCTTCATATCCGTTTTCAGCATGACATAATAAATCAGCACATTGGTGACACCGGGCTCAAGTTTCTGTTCGAACATAATATCCGCTATGATCTGCAGGTCGGCTTTTGACGGCTCGGTCCCGTCCGCAATGTCCTGGAGCAGCTTTCTCGGCGAAATGGTCTCAAGCTGTGCAATGAGTTCTGTATTCAATGAATCTTCCTTTTCCGCCTTGTTTTCTCTCAGACGGACAGGCTGTGTTTTATCAATCAATTCCGGGAGCTTCCCGCTTCTTTCAATTTGGTACCAGTCGCTGGCCGCTTTCCTCAGCGCTTCGGCCGTTATCGTATCCTGTTCATTAATTGCCGTCATAACGACGTGCTGCATGGAGATAGGATCTATTCCGTATAAATACGAAAGCTTTTTAATACTCTCCCGCACGTCCTGTGTGATTGATTTGCGCGGTATCATCGTTTCTGATAATCCCGCTAAAAACAGCTCAAAATCAAACACTTCCTCCGTCACCGTATAGGAAGGCGCTTGTCCGACAGACGCCGTCTCATAATCCTCGGGGAGGTTCATCGCTTCTTCCATATCCGGCGTCATCTTCCACTCACTCGGCTGGAAAGAGGCAAAGGCGTGATTAAACGGCCGCGTAATTTCCCTTGCGCCTTCGCCGACGGAAGGATGCGTGTAAAATTGTCTCAGCTGCTGGTATTTCGTTTTACCGACTCTGTTATAAAGAAAGACGTTCAGCATGCCGTCTTCAAAAAATTCATTCGGTCTGAGCGGGGGCAGCAGCTCATAAATAAACATCCGCTCCTTTTGCTCGGACTCGCGGATATACACTTTCAGCAGACCGATTCCTTCAAGCTTTCCCTGTTCATGATGAATCTTTTTTAAATTTGACTGCATCATACCCATCAGCTGTCTGTGCGTGGATTCCGATCCCCACAAACGGTTCTGCTCAAGCTCCCCCCATAAGGTCATATACAGGGAGAATGCAAAAGAACCGATCAGCGGCTGGTACAGATGTGTCAAAACCTGTCTGTCGACATCCTGAAGAAGCGAACGGCTTTTGACCGTATAAGGATCTACAGGCAATACGTCATTCCAATAGTCAGCCATGATTCTCAAACCTTCCGATATGTTTCTACTCTCATTTTACACCGTTTCCGCAATCTATCAAATGCCAATTTTGCTCATGAGAAAAGAGCCAGACACAATCTCTTAGCTCTTTAGCGTTCTTTCTTTATTAAATCTTTCAATTCATCGATAAACACGTTTATATCCTTAAACTGCCGGTAGACGGAGGCAAAGCGGACATAAGACACCTCATCGATTTTCGCCAGGCGGTCCATCACCATTTCTCCGACGAGTTCGCTTTTGACTTCAGATACGCCTTGGTTTCGCAGCTCTTTTTCAATGTCAAAGCACATGTCTTCCAGTGTTTTTAAAGGAACGGGTCTTTTTTCACAAGCTTTAATTAACCCGCGCAGCATTTTTTCACGGCTGAATTCTTCCCGGACGCCTTCTTTTTTCACGACGATCAGAGGCATCTCTTCAAACTTCTCAAATGTAGTGAAGCGGTAATGGCAGGCTTCGCATTCCCGCCTTCTGCGGATTGATTTCCCTTCGTCCGCAGGCCGTGAATCAAGTACGCGGGAACCGTTATGCTGGCATGAAGGACATTTCAAATTGGATCAGCTCCCATCTGTTTCGTTGCTGTAATGCGGTTCGCAAGCTTCCGGTAAATGCCCGCCAACGTTTCTAGGATGAGCCTATTGTGTTGGGAGAGCCGATAGACCGGCCTTATCTTTCTCTATTTTACAAAAAAAATGCTTAAAGAAAAAGCAATGCTGTTTTTTTACATTAGAAAAGGAGCATCAGCCTCAAAGCGCGTAATGGCTTTTTCAGCTTAGCTCCCTTGTGTGTGCGTTTTGAAAATTACAGTACTTTCGCTTGTGCCTGTTTAATCTGTACAGGCCCCATTCCTCTCGGTATTTCAATGTTTTCTCTTGTATCTGCATGTAATGCGTCCGCAATGTAATCAGCAGCCACATTAGGATCCAGGTCTCCACAAGTATAAACATCAATGCTTGCATATCCGTGTTCAGGAAAACTGTGAATCGTTAAATGTGACTCAGAAATAATAACGACTCCGCTTACGCCTTGCGGTGCAAATTTGTGAAATGCGACCTCGCGCACCTCAGCTCCTGATTTCAAAGCAGCATTTACAAACGTTTTTTCAATAAAATCCATGTCATTGAGCTTATCAAAATCGCATCCCCACAGCTCGGAGATGACGTGACGCCCCATTGTTTCCATAATCATGGACCCCCCTTAACAAGAATTAAAAAAGTGAATTTCCGAGAACTGACCCGGCTATTTACCACGGGGGAAAGTTAGTCCGGAGAGGTCCTAACCCTTTAAGTAATTCCGAAGCAGTCACGAGCAAGAAGTTCACGAAAGATAGTATACTGTGTTTAAGTTTATTTTGCAAGAAGTGTTTTTTGCGAATATGCCGTTAAGGGTTTTTTCTAACAAATGTCCATGATCTTTATTCTACACAGCTGACGGGTGTTTCATTCGCGCGGCCACGTGACGGATAAGATCAACGACCCGGCAGGAATATCCCCATTCATTGTCATACCAGGCGAGCACCTTTACTTTTCGGTCTTCCATCACCATTGTTGTCAGTCCGTCAATGATCGCGGAATGTGAATTCGTATTATAATCCGAAGACACGAGCGGCTCATCCGAATAATCAAGAATTCCGTACATTGACGTCTTTGCGGCTCTTTGGAAAGCGGCATTCACTTGCTCGGCCGACACATCTGTTTTCAGATCGCAGACGAGGTCCACTAATGACACATTGGGAACGGGAACCCGTAAAGCAAGGCCGTGAAGTTTTCCTTTCAGATGAGGGAGCACGAGCGACAGCGCTTTTGCGGCGCCTGTAGAAGTCGGAATGATGGATTCTCCGCACGCTCTCGCCCGCCTCAGATCTTTATGCGGGTTGTCGATATTTTTTTGGTCATTCGTATAAGCGTGAACAGTCGTCATCAGGCCGCTTTCAATTCCGAATTCCTGATCGAGCACTTTGACAACCGGCGCGAGACAGTTTGTCGTGCAGGATGCATTTGAAATAATGACATGTTCATCCGGATTGAATTGCTCTTCATTGACTCCCATGACAATGGTAACGTCTTCATTTTTGCCCGGAGCGGTTAAAATGACCTTCTTCGCCCCTGCTTCAATATGGCTCATGGCTTTTTCTTTTGAATTAAATTTTCCCGTTGCCTCTACGACGATGTCTATTCCGCACTCTTTCCACGGAAGCTCTCTCGGATCCCGCCGATTGAACAGCATAATATGTTTACCGTTGACGATCAGACTGTCTTCGGCGGCCTCGACTTCTTGATCGTATCTGCCGTGGATTGTGTCATACTTTATCAAATGAGCAAGCGTTTCCGGGGGATAGCTTGCATTAATGGCTGTTATTTGAATTTGATCATCTTCCATTGCTTTTCTGAACACCATTCTTCCGATTCTTCCAAACCCGTTGATTGCTACTTTTACCTTCATGCTCAGGTCACCCCTTTTTAATATGCCACTCTAATTAATTTTTAATTATATATAGCATAACACATTAAAAGAAATCCGCCAGTACAACTTGATAAAAATCCACCCTTATACCGATCAATATGTTGTTCAATCGGTTTTTTTGCATATAAAATGATCTTTTTTCCATAAAAAAAGCAGGATCAGCGTCTCATCCTGCCTGCTTTTTTCTTATATTTGTTCCGGATCTTTAAATTTGTCATTTAAAATGCTGTCCTCTAAAACGGAAGACACCTCGCCGTACCGTTTAGAAATATGCATCGCGCCCCAGTCGCACAGCGCGTTTAAAATTCTTTCCAGACTGTGCCCGTATTCACTCAGCTCGTATTCGACTTTCGGCGGCACCTGATTGTACACGATCCGGTTGATGACGCCGTCTGCTTCCAGTTCCCGCAATTGCTGTGTCAGCATCTTCTGGGTAATCTCCGGCATAAGCCGCTTCAATTCACTTGTCCGCTTTTTCCCGCGCATGAGGTGGCAGAGGATCACACACTTCCATTTTCCGCCGATCACTTCAAGCGTCGCCTCTACGGATATATTGTATTTTTTCTTCAGCAACGGTAATTCCTCCTCATCTATAGGAACTAAAAAGTGCCTATGGCACTTAAAAGTACGTTCTTTTCAATGACGCTTCTATCAATCATAATGACATTTGCCGGATGAAAAGGGATGTACTCTTATACTTATATCGTTTACCCGGCATCATTTCAACCATACATTATCGACCAAGGAGGAAAACAGATGTCTTCACATCGCCAAAGCTATTTACCAGCGCTGCTGGCATTAGCCGTCAGCGCTTTTGCGATCGGCACAACCGAATTTATCAGCGTCGGATTGCTGCCGCTTATATCTCAGGATCTGCATATACCCGTGACAACGGCGGGCCTTACCGTTTCCATGTATGCTCTCGGCGTGACATTCGGCGCGCCGGTTTTAACTTCTCTCACATCCGGCATGTCGCGGAAAACGCTGCTGCTCTGGGTCATGTTGATTTTTATCGCCGGAAATATACTCGCGGCGAGCGCGTCTTCAATCGGAATCTTATTGACAGCGCGGGTCATTACGGCGTTTTCCCACGGCATTTTCATGTCAATCGGGGCAACAATCGCCGCCAGTATCGTACCGGAACATAAAAGAGCAAGCGCGATTTCCATTATGTTTACGGGGCTGACGGTGGCTACGGTGACCGGCGTTCCGTTCGGCACCTATCTCGGCCAGCAATTCGGCTGGAGGATTGCGTTTGCCGTCATTGTCACGGTAGGAATCATTGCCTTCCTTACAAATGCGCTTCTCGTTCCGTCAAATTTGCGTAAAGGGACGAAGACCGCGTTTTCCGAGCAGGTAAAACTCGTCACGAACGGACGGTTATTGCTTTTATTTATGATTACGGCGTTAGGCTACGGCGGAACGTTTGTCGTGTTTACGTATTTATCCCCGCTTCTTCAGGAAGTAACCGGCTTTCAGAAAGAAACCGTCGCAGCCGTCCTGCTTGTTTACGGAATTGCAATCGCCATCGGAAATATGATTGGCGGCCGATTATCAAATCGAAATCCGCTGAAAGCATTGCTTTACATGTTCATTGTCCAGGCAGCTGTGCTGTTTGTCTTGACTTTTACCGCGCCGTTTAAAACAGCCGGGCTGATCACCATTATTTTAATGGGGCTGTTGGCGTTTATGAATGTGCCGGGACTGCAGGTATATATTGTGATGCTCAGTGAACGTTTTGCCCCAAGCGCCGTTGATACAGCATCAGCATTAAACATCGCGGCATTTAATGCCGGAATCGCGATCGGCTCGTTTGCCGGCGGAGTCATTACAGACTCAATCGGGATCATTCATACCGCTTGGATCGGGGCGCTCATGGTGCTCAGCGCGGTCGTGTTAACCGGATGGAGCAGGAAGCTTGAAAAGCGGGATCACATCATCCCTGAAAGGAGGTGAGTTTTTCTTCAGGCATTTTGATCTTTTCAACAAACAAATAATTGGAGGAACATATACATGACAACACATTTACAAGCAAAAGCAACATTGCATAACGGAGTAAAAATGCCTTGGTTTGGCATCGGGGTGTTCAAAGTGGAGGAAGGCGCAGAACTCGTCAATGCGGTGAAAACGGCATTGGTGCACGGCTATCGCAGTGTTGATACCGCCGCGATTTACGGTAATGAAGAGGGTGTCGGTGAAGGCATCCGCCAAGGATTGCAAGAAGCGGGATTAAAACGTGAAGACATTTTTGTCACGTCAAAAGTATGGAATGCCGATTTAGGATATGAAGAAACGTTAAAAGCGTTTGACATGAGCTTAGAGAAACTCGGTTTAGACTATTTAGATTTATATTTGATCCATTGGCCTGTCGAAGGAAAGTACATTGATGCGTGGCGGGCGCTCGAAACCCTCTACCGCAATGGACGCATTAAAGCGATCGGGGTCAGCAATTTCCAAATTCACCATCTGAAACATCTTATGAAAGAAACGGATATTAAGCCGATGATCAACCAGGTGGAATACCACCCGCGCCTGACACAGAAAGAACTGCAGGCATTCTGCGCCGAACAAGGCATTCAGCTTGAAGCGTGGTCGCCATTGATGCAAGGCCAGCTGCTTGATCATCCCGTCTTACAGGAGATCGCTCAGAAGTACGGCAAATCAGCGGCTCAAGTGATTTTGCGCTGGGATTTGCAAAACGGTGTCATTACCATTCCGAAATCAACTAAAAAACACCGTATTGAAGAAAATGCAAATGTCTTTGATTTCGAACTGTCAGCTGAAGATATGAAACGGATTGATGATCTGAACGAAAATCTCCGTGTCGGTCCGGACCCTGACAATTTTGATTTTTAATCCAGAAAAACACCGTTCGGCTTCCCGAACGGTGTTTGTTTATGCCCAGCTGCTCAATATTTCCTCCAGCTGATGCTTTGTATGTTCAAGACTGCCGCTGTTATCAATGACGGCGTCAGCTTTTTTTGTTTTGTCCGCTAAAGGCATCTGCGACGTTATCCGGCTCATCGCTTCTTCTTCTGTAAGAGAATTCCGCTCCATCAGCCGTTTGAGCTGTATGTCTGCCGGTACGGTGACGACGAGCACTTTGCCGACAAGATAGTCAAGCCCGCTCTCATACAAAAGCGGTATATCTAAAACGACGAACTGCTCTTTTCGCGCAACAGCCTCATCCCGCTGTTTCATCATTTCCGCACGCACCGCCGGATGAACGATCTGATTCAGCGTCAGACGCTTCTGTTCGTCCGTAAAAACGATGGCACCGAGTTTTTTTCTGTCAATCCCGCCGTTTTCCAGCAGGATTTCTTTTCCGAACGCTTCAACGATCTGTCCGTAAGCCGGCTTTCCTTTTTCCACCGCCTGTTTTGCGATGACATCCGCATCAATGACTGTAATCTTTTTGTCGATCAGCATGCGCGCTACTGTGCTTTTGCCGCTGGCGATGCCTCCCGTTAAACCGATGACCAAGCTCAAAAAGCCCACTCCTTCTACATTTTCCAAATCCCGATGATAATCAGCAGGACTCCCGGCAAAAATGTCATTTTATCTATCCAATTCCATCTTGAAAAGAAATGCCCCGCGTTTATGCCGAGTGAAACAAACAGCGAGCTCATCACCCCGACGGTCACGCTCATCATAACCGGAGAAAAGCCGAGAATGGCTGCTCCCATGCCGGCGCCAAACGCGTCGATTGATAAGGCGATACCGAGCAAAAGCGCCTCGACTCCGTTAATGGTTCCGGATTGATCAATATCAGCGCTGGTCGGCTTTTTCAAAATGTGAATCACGATGCCGAGCGATTTCACTTCAAGATTAAGTAACGTTTTTTCATGCAATAAGTAATCCGGC is a window encoding:
- the ytxC gene encoding putative sporulation protein YtxC, which translates into the protein MLEVIFEDDHDTAAFLHLIQQSDDRRHFIVREGIKKVGIERSESAFSVQRFIEPIFVRFFLECKEDEHMLSLIEDAYCFTDQDEQQQILQLAHSIMEGELDDHPFEPKKEPRTQFISDALRTISLDAGVFSVRSFQTFRLGKYYERLREYAEAAIDEYRMEQEYQNFIQSLRDYVTSNPPRMKKVRIVHDRAFTLWELRYVSEREQKKYIDRRFVREHPMYIDSHLLAPLISIAPETVELYTDKPEHMMSRTIQNVFQERVRLFPLGAFVSEKTEG
- a CDS encoding MFS transporter codes for the protein MSSHRQSYLPALLALAVSAFAIGTTEFISVGLLPLISQDLHIPVTTAGLTVSMYALGVTFGAPVLTSLTSGMSRKTLLLWVMLIFIAGNILAASASSIGILLTARVITAFSHGIFMSIGATIAASIVPEHKRASAISIMFTGLTVATVTGVPFGTYLGQQFGWRIAFAVIVTVGIIAFLTNALLVPSNLRKGTKTAFSEQVKLVTNGRLLLLFMITALGYGGTFVVFTYLSPLLQEVTGFQKETVAAVLLVYGIAIAIGNMIGGRLSNRNPLKALLYMFIVQAAVLFVLTFTAPFKTAGLITIILMGLLAFMNVPGLQVYIVMLSERFAPSAVDTASALNIAAFNAGIAIGSFAGGVITDSIGIIHTAWIGALMVLSAVVLTGWSRKLEKRDHIIPERR
- a CDS encoding winged helix-turn-helix transcriptional regulator; translated protein: MLKKKYNISVEATLEVIGGKWKCVILCHLMRGKKRTSELKRLMPEITQKMLTQQLRELEADGVINRIVYNQVPPKVEYELSEYGHSLERILNALCDWGAMHISKRYGEVSSVLEDSILNDKFKDPEQI
- the ytaF gene encoding sporulation membrane protein YtaF, with protein sequence MEIVSLLLLAFAVSLDSFSVGFTYGLRKMKIPFKAIAVIACCSASVMFISMLIGHFLTKIFPVSVTEKLGGLILIGIGAWVIYQFFKPAKEPDYLLHEKTLLNLEVKSLGIVIHILKKPTSADIDQSGTINGVEALLLGIALSIDAFGAGMGAAILGFSPVMMSVTVGVMSSLFVSLGINAGHFFSRWNWIDKMTFLPGVLLIIIGIWKM
- a CDS encoding glyceraldehyde-3-phosphate dehydrogenase, with the translated sequence MKVKVAINGFGRIGRMVFRKAMEDDQIQITAINASYPPETLAHLIKYDTIHGRYDQEVEAAEDSLIVNGKHIMLFNRRDPRELPWKECGIDIVVEATGKFNSKEKAMSHIEAGAKKVILTAPGKNEDVTIVMGVNEEQFNPDEHVIISNASCTTNCLAPVVKVLDQEFGIESGLMTTVHAYTNDQKNIDNPHKDLRRARACGESIIPTSTGAAKALSLVLPHLKGKLHGLALRVPVPNVSLVDLVCDLKTDVSAEQVNAAFQRAAKTSMYGILDYSDEPLVSSDYNTNSHSAIIDGLTTMVMEDRKVKVLAWYDNEWGYSCRVVDLIRHVAARMKHPSAV
- a CDS encoding replication initiation and membrane attachment family protein, which produces MADYWNDVLPVDPYTVKSRSLLQDVDRQVLTHLYQPLIGSFAFSLYMTLWGELEQNRLWGSESTHRQLMGMMQSNLKKIHHEQGKLEGIGLLKVYIRESEQKERMFIYELLPPLRPNEFFEDGMLNVFLYNRVGKTKYQQLRQFYTHPSVGEGAREITRPFNHAFASFQPSEWKMTPDMEEAMNLPEDYETASVGQAPSYTVTEEVFDFELFLAGLSETMIPRKSITQDVRESIKKLSYLYGIDPISMQHVVMTAINEQDTITAEALRKAASDWYQIERSGKLPELIDKTQPVRLRENKAEKEDSLNTELIAQLETISPRKLLQDIADGTEPSKADLQIIADIMFEQKLEPGVTNVLIYYVMLKTDMKLSKNYIQKIAAHWARKKVKTVREAMKLAIEEHRQYLDWADGKTNGAARGKKTVREEKRPDWMKEEENGNKPEQPALSAQDLEEQKKKMMEEMKKLKKYSAY
- the coaE gene encoding dephospho-CoA kinase (Dephospho-CoA kinase (CoaE) performs the final step in coenzyme A biosynthesis.) translates to MSLVIGLTGGIASGKSTVARMLIDKKITVIDADVIAKQAVEKGKPAYGQIVEAFGKEILLENGGIDRKKLGAIVFTDEQKRLTLNQIVHPAVRAEMMKQRDEAVARKEQFVVLDIPLLYESGLDYLVGKVLVVTVPADIQLKRLMERNSLTEEEAMSRITSQMPLADKTKKADAVIDNSGSLEHTKHQLEEILSSWA
- the speD gene encoding adenosylmethionine decarboxylase gives rise to the protein METMGRHVISELWGCDFDKLNDMDFIEKTFVNAALKSGAEVREVAFHKFAPQGVSGVVIISESHLTIHSFPEHGYASIDVYTCGDLDPNVAADYIADALHADTRENIEIPRGMGPVQIKQAQAKVL
- a CDS encoding aldo/keto reductase; this encodes MTTHLQAKATLHNGVKMPWFGIGVFKVEEGAELVNAVKTALVHGYRSVDTAAIYGNEEGVGEGIRQGLQEAGLKREDIFVTSKVWNADLGYEETLKAFDMSLEKLGLDYLDLYLIHWPVEGKYIDAWRALETLYRNGRIKAIGVSNFQIHHLKHLMKETDIKPMINQVEYHPRLTQKELQAFCAEQGIQLEAWSPLMQGQLLDHPVLQEIAQKYGKSAAQVILRWDLQNGVITIPKSTKKHRIEENANVFDFELSAEDMKRIDDLNENLRVGPDPDNFDF
- the nrdR gene encoding transcriptional regulator NrdR codes for the protein MKCPSCQHNGSRVLDSRPADEGKSIRRRRECEACHYRFTTFEKFEEMPLIVVKKEGVREEFSREKMLRGLIKACEKRPVPLKTLEDMCFDIEKELRNQGVSEVKSELVGEMVMDRLAKIDEVSYVRFASVYRQFKDINVFIDELKDLIKKER
- a CDS encoding TVP38/TMEM64 family protein, translated to MRNKKAVTWAAAAAGAGLLLWANRKYLNLSPKEIRLWVLSFGVFAPLVFIGISIVRPFVLFPVSIVSVAGGLAFGPFFGTVYTLVGSMGAAAVSFFAAGLFAFKEKSRHGKMEIIQKQMKTNGFFYIFILRILPVNFDVISYAAGLSKVRPMTYLLATAAGIIPGTIVLNVLGASFMSGNVLTMFGVICLYIVFLSLPLIFKKKMRHLFGGES
- the dnaI gene encoding primosomal protein DnaI — translated: MEPISRSLEGVTKRPDFQKRLERMQQQVMADKDVQAFLKEQNDVINQSMIDRGLNKLYEYVQQSKQCAFCSKDNETNSLLEGYHPKLVINGRSIDIEYYECPEKRKLDRQKRQKSLMKSMYIQKDLLGATFQQIDITDPSRLGIFQHVTDFLKSYNETGKGKGLYLYGKFGIGKTFILAAIANELAEKEYSSMIVYVPEFVRELKNSLQDQSLEEKLNMVKTTPVLMLDDIGAESMTSWVRDEVIGTVLQHRMSQQLPTFFSSNFSPDELKHHFTYSQRGEKEEVKAARLMERILYLASPVRLDGENRRRS